The stretch of DNA AAACTTAAATTCATTTTATCACAATGTCTTAAATTATTTTAACTGTAAATGATTTAAGGTAACGATAAAACCCTCATCTATGTTACAATAATGACAGTTTATGAATCGATTCGATTTATAAAGTGCTTATCCTATCATGTTTATAGGACGGAAAACATGGACTGTAGGTGAGAACATGAATTATCCCAATGGTAAGCCTTTTAAGCCAAGTCGGACTCAAGTCGGAAGTTCAAATGCTGACACATCAGGTAAAATAAAATATGGTGGGCGTGGGATGTCATTGGAAAATGATATTGAACGTTCGAACCAATATTATTTAAAAACACAGCGTGCCGTTATTCATAAAAAACCGACGCCTATACAAATTGTTCGCGTTGATTATCCAAAACGCAGTCAAGCTGTGATTAAAGAGGCTTATTTTCGAACGCCTTCAACTACGGACTACAATGGTGTTTACAAGGGCTGTTACATTGATTTTGAGGCAAAAGAAACAAAAAACAAAACATCTTTTCCATTACAAAATATTCATGTGCATCAAATTGAGCATATGAAACAAGTTGTAACACATGGTGGGATAGCCTTTTTATTGTTTCGTTTCAAAGGAATCAATGAAGTCTACCTTTTACCGTTTAAGCGATTTATTCCGTTTTGGGAAAGTTATCTCAATGATGGAAAAAAATCAATTAAGGTTGAAGAAATTCAAGAAAATGGTTACTATATTCCTTATCAGTATCAACCCAGATTAGATTACCTCAGTGCAGTTGATAAGTTGATATTAGATGAAAGTGAGGACCGCTTATGACGGAAAAGAAAGGGGCTTCTAAGCAAACTAAAAAGAAGTCCGGTCAAAAAAAGAATAAAAATATCAAGCGTACAATCATTAAAGTGTTGAGCTTTATGGTATTGGCATTCGTCATTTTAGTACTTTTAGCAGTATTGCTTTTTGCTTATTATGCATGGAAAGCACCTGCATTTAATGAATCGAAACTCCAAGACCCAAGTCCAGCAAAGATTTATGATAATAATGATGAACTAGTCAAAACGCTTGATAATGGCGCGAGACGGGAACATGTGGATTTAAAAGACGTGCCAGAGACGATGAAGAATGCTGTGCTTGCGACTGAAGACAACCGTTTTTATGATCATGGTGCACTCGATTACAAACGTTTATTCGGTGCCACATTAAAAAATATTACAGGTGGCTTTGGTGCGGAAGGTGCGTCGACATTAACGCAACAAGTGGTTAAACGGACATTCTTAACCGATCAAAAATCAATCGAACGTAAAGCGCAGGAAGCCTATCTATCTTATCGTTTAGAACAGGAATATTCTAAGGATGAAATCTTCCAAATGTACCTCAACAAAATATATTATTCAGACGGTGTATATGGAATTAAAGCAGCAGCAAGATATTACTTTGATAAAGATTTAAAGGATCTTAATCTCGCTGAAACAGCCTATCTTGCAGGATTACCACAAGTTCCTAACACATATAATATTTATGATCATCCTGAAGAAGCTGAAAAACGAAAAGATACGGTGCTGTACTTAATGGCTTATCACAACCGAATTACTGAAAAAGAGAAAAAAGCGGCACAAGATACGCCGATTACACAAAACTTAGTACAGCGAACTGCGGAAGAGCGACAAATCAAACCTGATGAAGATTCACAACAATATGATTCCTATATCAATTTTGTGAAACAGGAATTAATGAACAATCCTGAATTCAAAGGACAAAACTTATCTGATATTTTGAATAGTGGTATTAAGATTTATACGTATATGGATAAGAATGCTCAAAACAGTTTACAAAATCGTGTTGATAATGGTGGTTATTACAAAAATGCGGATCAACTGGTTGGCGCATCGATTGTTGACAGTAAAACGGGTGCATTAGCCGCTATTTCTGGTGGTCGACAATACAGAGATGTGGTTGAGCGTAACCAAGCTACAGATTCACATCCAACGGGTTCAACGTTAAAACCATTTTTAGCTTACGGACCTGCGATTGAAAATATGCAATGGGCGACGAATCATGCAATTCAAGACGAATCATCTTACAACATTAACGGTGGAATTTTTAGAAACTATGACCAACAAAATCATGGTAAAGTATCGATGTATGATGCCTTACGTCAAAGTTTCAATATTCCAGCATTGAAAACTTGGCAGCAAGTCAAATCACAAGCGGGTAATAGCGCGCCAACTGATTTTGCTAAAAAAGTAGGTTTGGAATATGAAGATACAAACATTGGACCTTCAGAAGTTTTAGGTGGCTCTTCATCTGAGTTCTCCCCTACGCAACTTGCATCTGCCTACGCGTCCTTTGCGAACGGTGGAACGTACAATAAAGCACATTCAATTAAAAAAGTTGTCGAAGCGAATGGGAATACAGTCGAATTTGATTTTTCAAGCCATAAGGCAATGAAAGATTATACGGCCTACATGATTTCTGAAATATTAAAAGGAACATTTGAGGCATATGGTTCTGCTTATGGTAATAGTGTACCGGGTGTAAATGTTGCTGCTAAAACAGGAACAGGCACATATGGTGAAGAGACGTATCAACAATACGGCTTACCGGATTCAGCAGCGAAAGATGTTTGGATTACAGGCTTTTCTCCAAAATATACGATGTCGGTATGGATGGGCTTTAGCAAAGTAAAACAATATGGTGAAAACTCATTTGTCGGTAGTAGTGAACAGAAATATCCTCAATTGCTCTTTAGAGATGTCATGAACGATATTAGCCCACGAGATGGTGAAGATTTCAAACGACCAGATTCGGTTGCAGGAAGTGGAAAAAGCTTATACGTTGCGAATTCACCGGATGGGGATACTACAAATCGATTTACTGCATCCTCGAACGGTTCAAATTCCAACAATAACGGAAATGGGCAAAATTTAAATAATAGAAATAACGGACAACAAGGTAATAATTCAAATAATAATGGTTTCTTCGGTAACTTTTTTGGCCGATAAAACAGAAAATGAGGTTGAGTCATTCAAGACACTCAACCTCATTTTTATGTTTTATAATCAATGTTTTGAAACATCCAAGTGGAGATTAAAACAAACCATGTCGTGCGCGATAAGCGGCATACATTTTGCGCAACTCGGACTTCAATGTTTTCATTTGTTGATAACCCATGTAGTGATGTTTTCGTTCTTCAATGTAGGATAAACGTTCTTCAAAATTAATCGGTACAATTTTGAGTTGTTGTAATTGTATTTTTCGAAAGTTGTCCACCTCATTGATGGTATTAAAATACAAAATAAATAGGTCGTAGTATTGATCTAACAATTGGATTGACGTGCCCTGCCCTATTTTACGCTGTTGAGCAAGTTGGTCTAATGTCGTCTCTAACGCAGTCATTTGCTCAATGATGTCTTGTGTCCTCTTCATGACAACGCCTCCGTTTTTTTAGTTGATGCGCGGAAGCGTTTTTGTCCTTCGCGGCAATCTTCGAACAATGGACATTCACCACATTTTGGTTTTTTAGCTAAACAGTGGTAACGGCCAAAAAAGATGAGTTGATGATGGCTCTTCGTCCAGCGAGATTTTGGAATAATGGAAGTGAGACGTCGCTCAACTTCAGTCACATTGTCTTTCCATCGACAAATACCTAGGCGCTTTGAAACGCGTTCAACATGTGTATCCACAGCTAAAGCAGGCTCACCAAAAGCAACGCTCATTACCACATTAGCCGTTTTTCGACCTACGCCGGCTAAGCTTTCCAATTCTGCATGTGTCTGTGGCACAGTGCCATTAAATTGATCAAGTAAAGATTGTGATAGCTTTTGAATGTTTTTGGCTTTGTTACGATAAAGTCCAATTGAGCGGATATCTTGTTGCAATTCTTCTAGGTCAACTGCGAGATAGTCCTCGGGTGTATGGTATTTTTGAAATAAATCCTTTGTTACACGATTGACTGTATTATCTGTACATTGCGCGGATAATAAGACTGCAATAGTGAGTTCGAATGGGTTTTTATGGACCAGTTCACATTCGGCATCTGGAAACATTTGGTCAATGACATCAATCATCTCTAATGCTTTCTTCTTACTAATCAAAAGGATTCTCCCCTTTCAGCCAATTGAATTTTGGAAGATGTTCTATTTTTTGGGTGGGTTGTTGAGACTGCTTTTTGAATTTTTCTCGTATAGCTTGTGCTTCTTTAACATTCGTGACATTGTTTTTTTGCCAATTCAACAAGATGCGATCAATATATTTGAGTGACAGTTTATCATGTGCGAGTGATTCATCAATGGCAGCATTAATGAGCGCCATTGAATAATGGTCGACATCAATCCATTGATTTAAATGTTCAATTTCTAAAGGGGATAACGCGCGACCAAACGCATGTTCAATTTTTTGGAATATCTGTTTAAATGCTTCTTGTTGTGATAAATTGTTTTGAGATTGTTCATTTTGCATGATGATTGTGGCGAGTTGTGAAAAAAAGCCCTCTAGATTAATATATTCAGTAAATTTACCTTCTTTATTTTTTTCGACATGCATTTCAAGTAAGCCAAGTTGTATTAGCTTTTGAATGGTGTGCGTGACTTCGGCTGATTTCATTGTCGTACCTTTTTTTAAAACTTCGATAGCAGGTTGCTCGTTGGAAACTTCACTCGCATATAATATTTTAATTAAGATCACTAAATCATTTTCATTGAGCCCTAACTCTTGATAGTGTTCGAATAGTTCATATCGTAAGACAACCGGTCTGACTTGTAGCGCTTTAGGATTCATCCACCTTCCGCCTCCTTTATGGGAGATTTATGCCCATTGATGGAATAAAAAGGGAGTGAGCGTGAAATCTTTCCTCAAAAGAATTTCATCCTCTCACCCCGTATAACATGCATTGCTTAATACATCGCAGAACTGTACACGATTAAGGATATAGACGGTTTAATAAACGTGGAAATGGCGATGTTTCACGTACGTGTTCAACACCAGCAATCCATGCGACTGTACGTTCTAAACCTAAACCGAATCCGCTATGTGGAACACTACCATATTTTCGTAAATCCAAGTAATATTGATAACTTTCTGTATCGAGTTCGTGTTCCTTAATTCGTTGTTCCAATAGTTCAAGATGATTGATCCGTTCTGATCCTCCAATGATTTCACCGTAACCTTCAGGTGCAATTAAATCCGCACATAAAACGGTATCTTCATTATTAGGATTAGGTTGCATATAGAAAGGTTTGATTTTAGTTGGATAATTCACAATAAAGACAGGTAAATCGAAATGGTTGGCAATGGCCGTCTCATGAGGTGCCCCAAAATCATCACCCCATTCAATATCTTCAAACCCTGCGTCGTGTAAAAACTTAATCGCATCATCATAAGAAATGCGTGGAAATGGTGCTGTTACTTTTTCTAATTTTGAAGTATCGCGTTCCAATACTTTTAATTCTATTTGGCAATTTTTAAGGACAGATTGAACAATATGGGTCACATAATTTTCTTGAACTTCTAAACTTTCTTGATGTGTTGTAAATGCCATTTCTGGTTCTATCATCCAAAATTCAATGAGATGGCGACGTGTTTTTGATTTTTCGGCACGGAATGTAGGGCCAAATGAAAATACTTTTCCATACGCCATCGCAGCGGCTTCCATATATAACTGACCACTTTGTGATAAAAATGCATCTTGATCAAAGTATTTCGTGTGGAACAATTCACTCGTCCCTTCAGGTGCACTGGCTGTTAAAATGGGTGGGTCAATTTTCGTAAAACCATGTTCATTAAAAAATTCATATGTCGCACGAATGATTTCATTTCTAATTTTCATTACGGCATGTTGTTTTTTTGAACGTAACCATAAATGACGATGATCCATTAAGAATTCTGTACCATGATTTTTAGGTGTAATGGGATAATCATGTGCTTCGTGAATGATTTCGATATTTTTAACTTGCATTTCGTATCCTAAATCAGAACGGTTGTCCTCTGTGATTTCACCTGTAACATAGATTGATGATTCTTGTGTTAATGATTTTGCACGCTGAAATATCTCTTCAGACACTTCTGATTTTACGACTACGCCTTGCATAAACCCAGTACCGTCACGCAATTGTAAAAATGCAATTTTACCACTAGAACGTTTGTTTGACAGCCAAGCGCCAATTGTTACTTCTTGGCCGATATTGTTTTTTGCTTCTTTAATCGTTGTTTTCATAACCAGTCTCCTATTTGTTTGTTACTGTACTCATTTTAACAAAAGTAAAGCTGAACTGCTAGCACATCATGTAGGTTACGTATCTTTCGATTGCATGGATTCGAGTAATTGTTCAAACTGCGCGATATCACCTTGATGCTGTTGAAAATGTGTTAATGTACTTTGAAAATAGTGACGATATTGACTATGGATCAGTCGACTGTCAAATGATATGACAATGCCTTGATCTTTTTCACTTCTAATTAACCGCCCTAGCCCTTGACGAAAACGTAAAACAGCTTCAGGCAAAATATAATCTTTAAAAACGTTATCAAACTCATTTGACATCAGCATCGGTTTTACTGCATGGTGATTCATGAATGGCAATTTGGCCACCATCACACATTTAATTCCGCTGTCTTGGTAATCAAACCCTTCAAAAAAGGTACTTGTTCCTAACAATATCGCTTTATCAAAATGATTAAACTGTTGTACGATTTTATAGTTTTGATTTTGCTGTTGCGATAAAATAACATAATCTTCAAATTCACTCATTTGATTTAAATAATCCATCACACTGTAGAGCATTTTATAACTCGTAAATAAAACAAGACATTTGCTACTGACCGTTGTCACATAACGAGCAATATATTCAACCATTGTTTGAATATAAGCATCTTGATTTTGATAATGATAGCGCTTAATATCATTCGGTATAAAAATGTGGCCATGCCCTTTTTTATGGTGTTGCGATGAAATTTGATAAGTTTGAAATGCAACGTCTTGATCAAACCACTTTTGATAATTTTTGAATGAGCGATTAAATGTCAACGTTCCTGACACAAAGGATATAGAATCAAACGGGTTGATAATCTTGTCAGTCAAAAGTTTTTTTATTGCGTCATCTTTAATATGAATTTTAATGGTGGACTTTTGATGTATATTTTTTAATGAAATATAAAACAAATGTCCGGCTTTTAAACCTGTTTCAATTTCACGCAACTGATCGACGATGTAGAGTAAATGTTTACGCATCGTTTTAATCACTTTATGTTTCATATTATTAAAGTGTTCAAGTGTGAGGTTGATTTTCGAAATGTATTGGTGAAGTAATGGGATAATTTCGTCCCGATTCAAGTCATAGGCATAATGTAATTTTGAAGCTTCATCATCATACAGTTGCCCCTCTTGAACTTGTTGATAAATATGATCGAAAAACGCTTCATTCATTTCATGGATTTCAGAAAGATCTTGTTTAAGACCAAACACATCAATCGCAGGGATATCAAGTTTTTCTAAGATGCGTTGCTGTTCAAGTTGATCCACTTGTTTTAACAACTTTTCATTTTCAGTTTTACCGATTAAACCTAATTGATATTTAATATCTGCATAGCCGAAACTGTGAAGCGAGCATTCAAGTGCATAGTCTGGCAATCGGTGTGCTTCATCGATAATGCAATGTTTAAACATTTGATAAATGGTATGTTCAGGTGATGAATAGAGTAGATGCGCATGATTCGTAATCCCGATTTGGATTTTAGTCGCATTTGTTCGAATATGATTGTAATAATGAATGTCTCTTCGTACAGGTACATACGTTTCTATTTTTTGTTCAAAATACATTTTTTGTCCGCCGCGTAAATTTAGCTCTTGAATGTCCCCAGTACGTGTTTCAAGAATCCACATTAATAATTGCATTTTTAAAACGTTCACATCATAGTTCGTTGTTTCGTCCTTTAATACCTGACTGATCAAACCTAGAGAAATATAATCCTGCTTGCTTTTAATCAATGTCGCATTCAATGTGATGTTCAAAGCTTCATTAATTTTAGGAATGTCATGTAACAACAGTTGATTTTGTAACATTTTTGTATTAGTTGAGATTAAAACATGTTCCCCGGTTTCGATGTAATACATTAGTGCAGCAGCGAGGTAAGCTAAAGATTTACCACTGCCTGTATCAGCCTCAATCAATGCTTTTTGATTGTGCATGAGTTGTTCAAATACAACTTGAGCCATATACAATTGTTCGTCACGGTATTGGTAGCCACAAGCATGAATAATGGTATGATAGAGCGATGACAAATCGCCTTCAAACTGAATACGTGTATCGTCAAATGCAGGTGGTGCTTGATAATAGATTTGTTCAAATTGATTTAAGTTTTGCATCTCATTGGCGATTTGATGGTGTCGGACAAGTTCAAAAAAGTAGTCATCAAGTTGATATTTAAGTTGTTTACTTAAATAATAGAGCTGCTTTTTTGTGTTTAAAGGTAGCACCTCAAATTTTTTAAAAGCGAGTATCATCAGTCGAGCTGTTGTATAAGCATCTTCGTCAGCGCGATGTGCTTGCGTGAGTGGGATACCTAAAGATTCTGCTAACTCGGTTAATTGGTAGCTTTTCTCAGTTGGAAACGCAATTTTAAATAGTTCTAATGTATCAAGTGCTTTCTTAGGTTGATAATGGATATGACATTTTTTAAATGAGCGTTTCAAGAAATTTAAGTCGAAATTCACATTGTGAGCGACGAAAATACAGTCTTTAATTTTATCATAAATGTCACGAGCCACCTCTTTAAAATATGGCGCTTGATTGAGCATTTCCTGTTCAATTGAAGTTAATGCTTGGATAAATGTGGGTATGTTTAAATCTGTTTTAATCATGGAATGATAATGTTCTATAATTTGCTGGTTTTGTACAAAGGTAATCCCGATTTGAATAATTTCGTCATAATCTGCTTGGTTGCCCGTTGTTTCAAGATCGACGACAGCATAACAAGGATGTTGCGTCATGTGCCCCCTCCTTTCATATAATCAGTTATAGTTCGATATCAGCACTCATGAGGCGATGAAAATCACCGTTACGATCAATGACGTGTAAAAAGCCTTGATCATCAATTTCTACGACTTTACCCACGAATTGTTGCGTGCCTTCTGTAAAACGAAGCTGTTTATTCCATATATTTGAACGAGCGATATATGCTTCTTTAATATTGGTAAAGGGTACGGTCAAAAATTGATGATAACGTTGCTCAATTTGTTGTACGAGCTGTTCTAAAAAAAGATAACGATTGATTGTCTCGCCATGGTGTATCCGTACACTTGTCGCAATATGAGATAGCGTTTCATCAAAATCATTTGAATCATGATTTAAATTAATTCCGATGCCACAAATGACAGCTTCAATACCATCAGCATTTGCGACCATCTCAGTCAGAAAACCACAAACTTTCTTGCCCTCGATATAGATATCATTTGGCCATTTAATGCTTACTTTAGCAGTCGTATAAGGCTGGATTGCTTCACAAATCGCCAGTGATATAAATAAATTAAATGTTGTCAACATTGAAAAAGAAATTTGAGGTCTTAAAACAAGAGACATCCACAATCCTTTACCCTTTGATGATTGCCATACACGTTTAAATCGTCCTTTACCTGCTGTCTGTTCATCACTGACAATTAACATTGCTCGATCATCTTCAAGAATTGCTTTTTTCGCAACTTGTTGTGTTGAATCAACAGAATCGAATGCTAAAAAATGATCAACTAAAGATTGATTTTTAAAGTGTCCACGCATAACACCCGCATGCCACGTTTGTGGTAATTGATTTAACCGATGGCCTCTATTGTGGATTGAATCAATAGAAAACCCTTCTAATTTAAGTTGATCAACCGTTTTTTTGACGGTCATTCGAGATATATTTAATTTTTCAGCAATCGTTTGACCAGAAATGTAGTTCGGACTTGCTTCTGTAATTAATTCAAGTATTGAATCACGATATTTTGACATTTGTTCTCACCCATTCAATAATAGCTTCTGTTTCGTTATGTAATTCATTGTCGATGATAGCAAGCTCTACACGATGCAGCACCGCTTTAATCCATGGCCCCCCTTTTAAATTGAATGCCTGCATAAGCTGTTTACCATCAATAGCGATATCTTCATGTCCATAGATAGGCAAATGTTCCCATATTTCTTGTATTAATGGTGTATTAAAAATAGTGATGTTTGGCAAATGAATACGATTTAGATGTAATGTTTTTCTTTGTGTAACGAGTTCTATTGCGATATCCAATCCAAAGTCATAGATAAAATGACGGCATGCGCTTTTGGAATCAATGGATTGGACTTGTTGGAGTGCGTGACTCAATTTTTGAATGGTTTTATTTTGTGAATTACTTAATTTTAAAGGTTTAAACGAAAGTGGGCCGAATTGATAGTCAATAAGTGCCAAGAACCATTCAATCGTCACCGGAGACTCGAGTTGAATAGATGGGATATTCATTGTTTTAAAAAATGGAATATGATTCCATAATTCTAATTGATGAAGTAACGGTAACGTCTCTTTAACGAATGATCCGTTGACTAACAAGCTCAATTCCGACATGAGACGTTCGATAGACAAATATTGAATATCTGAAATACAACGTTGCATCCCTTCAAATGTCTCTGGAACAATCTTGAAACCCAGTTGTGATTTGAAACGTAAACCGCGTAAAATTCTTAATGCATCTTCATCAAATCGTGACACAGCATCCCCAACAGTTCGAATGAGTCCTTGTGCGATATCCTGTTCACCTGCAAAAAAATCAATGAGATGGTAATGTGTATCCATCGCAATCGCGTTCATTGTAAAATCTCTTCGTTCAACATCTTGATATAAATCTCGCACAAAGAACACTTCAGTTGGGCGTCGGTGATCAACATATTCAGCTTCTGCTCTAAAAGTAGTGACTTCATAATTTTCATGCGCCCATACCACATTGATGGTTCCATGTTCTTTTCCGATTGGAATGGTATGATCGAACAATGCCTCAATTTCATCAGGCGTCGCATTGGTTGTAATATCGACATCATGAATTGGACGTTTCATCAGATAGTCACGCACAGCCCCACCAACAAAATAAGCTTCATATCCATGTGTCGTTAGTCGCTCTAATATCGGTTGCGCTAATTCAAATTGTGTTGGCTTCATGCATTACAATGCTCCTATCATTTGTTTATAGTAATGTTCATATTGATCTGCTATGGTTTTTGAATGAAAGCGTTGCGCGATATCTTTCAACATGTTTTCACGTAAAGTGTAATATAACGACGTATCAGTGAGTAATTTCAATGCATACTGTGCTGCTGTTTGACTGTCTCCAATATCAACAAGGAAACCTGTTTCATTATGTTTAATGACTTCTTGAATCCCGCCTGTACGTGTGCCGATAGGGACAACACCGGTTTTCATCGCTTCTAACAATGTTAAACCAAAACTTTCTTTTTCACTCATTAAGAGTACGATATCAGATAATTGATAGAAATTGCTGATGCAGTCTTGTTTACCTAGAAATAGCACATCATCCGATAAATTCAACGCTCGAACTTTCATGCGCATGTCTATCAATTCGGGCCCATCCCCAATCAACAACAGCTTTGCTTTGATGTTTTGGCGCACAAGATTGAATGTATCGATAATGGTATCAATACGTTTCACTTTGCGGAAGTTTGAGACATGAATTAACACTTTCTCATCTT from Staphylococcus lutrae encodes:
- a CDS encoding CCA tRNA nucleotidyltransferase; its protein translation is MKPTQFELAQPILERLTTHGYEAYFVGGAVRDYLMKRPIHDVDITTNATPDEIEALFDHTIPIGKEHGTINVVWAHENYEVTTFRAEAEYVDHRRPTEVFFVRDLYQDVERRDFTMNAIAMDTHYHLIDFFAGEQDIAQGLIRTVGDAVSRFDEDALRILRGLRFKSQLGFKIVPETFEGMQRCISDIQYLSIERLMSELSLLVNGSFVKETLPLLHQLELWNHIPFFKTMNIPSIQLESPVTIEWFLALIDYQFGPLSFKPLKLSNSQNKTIQKLSHALQQVQSIDSKSACRHFIYDFGLDIAIELVTQRKTLHLNRIHLPNITIFNTPLIQEIWEHLPIYGHEDIAIDGKQLMQAFNLKGGPWIKAVLHRVELAIIDNELHNETEAIIEWVRTNVKIS
- the recU gene encoding Holliday junction resolvase RecU, which translates into the protein MNYPNGKPFKPSRTQVGSSNADTSGKIKYGGRGMSLENDIERSNQYYLKTQRAVIHKKPTPIQIVRVDYPKRSQAVIKEAYFRTPSTTDYNGVYKGCYIDFEAKETKNKTSFPLQNIHVHQIEHMKQVVTHGGIAFLLFRFKGINEVYLLPFKRFIPFWESYLNDGKKSIKVEEIQENGYYIPYQYQPRLDYLSAVDKLILDESEDRL
- a CDS encoding biotin--[acetyl-CoA-carboxylase] ligase — translated: MSKYRDSILELITEASPNYISGQTIAEKLNISRMTVKKTVDQLKLEGFSIDSIHNRGHRLNQLPQTWHAGVMRGHFKNQSLVDHFLAFDSVDSTQQVAKKAILEDDRAMLIVSDEQTAGKGRFKRVWQSSKGKGLWMSLVLRPQISFSMLTTFNLFISLAICEAIQPYTTAKVSIKWPNDIYIEGKKVCGFLTEMVANADGIEAVICGIGINLNHDSNDFDETLSHIATSVRIHHGETINRYLFLEQLVQQIEQRYHQFLTVPFTNIKEAYIARSNIWNKQLRFTEGTQQFVGKVVEIDDQGFLHVIDRNGDFHRLMSADIEL
- the asnS gene encoding asparagine--tRNA ligase → MKTTIKEAKNNIGQEVTIGAWLSNKRSSGKIAFLQLRDGTGFMQGVVVKSEVSEEIFQRAKSLTQESSIYVTGEITEDNRSDLGYEMQVKNIEIIHEAHDYPITPKNHGTEFLMDHRHLWLRSKKQHAVMKIRNEIIRATYEFFNEHGFTKIDPPILTASAPEGTSELFHTKYFDQDAFLSQSGQLYMEAAAMAYGKVFSFGPTFRAEKSKTRRHLIEFWMIEPEMAFTTHQESLEVQENYVTHIVQSVLKNCQIELKVLERDTSKLEKVTAPFPRISYDDAIKFLHDAGFEDIEWGDDFGAPHETAIANHFDLPVFIVNYPTKIKPFYMQPNPNNEDTVLCADLIAPEGYGEIIGGSERINHLELLEQRIKEHELDTESYQYYLDLRKYGSVPHSGFGLGLERTVAWIAGVEHVRETSPFPRLLNRLYP
- a CDS encoding helicase C-terminal domain-containing protein — encoded protein: MTQHPCYAVVDLETTGNQADYDEIIQIGITFVQNQQIIEHYHSMIKTDLNIPTFIQALTSIEQEMLNQAPYFKEVARDIYDKIKDCIFVAHNVNFDLNFLKRSFKKCHIHYQPKKALDTLELFKIAFPTEKSYQLTELAESLGIPLTQAHRADEDAYTTARLMILAFKKFEVLPLNTKKQLYYLSKQLKYQLDDYFFELVRHHQIANEMQNLNQFEQIYYQAPPAFDDTRIQFEGDLSSLYHTIIHACGYQYRDEQLYMAQVVFEQLMHNQKALIEADTGSGKSLAYLAAALMYYIETGEHVLISTNTKMLQNQLLLHDIPKINEALNITLNATLIKSKQDYISLGLISQVLKDETTNYDVNVLKMQLLMWILETRTGDIQELNLRGGQKMYFEQKIETYVPVRRDIHYYNHIRTNATKIQIGITNHAHLLYSSPEHTIYQMFKHCIIDEAHRLPDYALECSLHSFGYADIKYQLGLIGKTENEKLLKQVDQLEQQRILEKLDIPAIDVFGLKQDLSEIHEMNEAFFDHIYQQVQEGQLYDDEASKLHYAYDLNRDEIIPLLHQYISKINLTLEHFNNMKHKVIKTMRKHLLYIVDQLREIETGLKAGHLFYISLKNIHQKSTIKIHIKDDAIKKLLTDKIINPFDSISFVSGTLTFNRSFKNYQKWFDQDVAFQTYQISSQHHKKGHGHIFIPNDIKRYHYQNQDAYIQTMVEYIARYVTTVSSKCLVLFTSYKMLYSVMDYLNQMSEFEDYVILSQQQNQNYKIVQQFNHFDKAILLGTSTFFEGFDYQDSGIKCVMVAKLPFMNHHAVKPMLMSNEFDNVFKDYILPEAVLRFRQGLGRLIRSEKDQGIVISFDSRLIHSQYRHYFQSTLTHFQQHQGDIAQFEQLLESMQSKDT
- a CDS encoding YpoC family protein, translated to MKRTQDIIEQMTALETTLDQLAQQRKIGQGTSIQLLDQYYDLFILYFNTINEVDNFRKIQLQQLKIVPINFEERLSYIEERKHHYMGYQQMKTLKSELRKMYAAYRARHGLF
- the nth gene encoding endonuclease III; translation: MISKKKALEMIDVIDQMFPDAECELVHKNPFELTIAVLLSAQCTDNTVNRVTKDLFQKYHTPEDYLAVDLEELQQDIRSIGLYRNKAKNIQKLSQSLLDQFNGTVPQTHAELESLAGVGRKTANVVMSVAFGEPALAVDTHVERVSKRLGICRWKDNVTEVERRLTSIIPKSRWTKSHHQLIFFGRYHCLAKKPKCGECPLFEDCREGQKRFRASTKKTEALS
- a CDS encoding transglycosylase domain-containing protein; this translates as MTEKKGASKQTKKKSGQKKNKNIKRTIIKVLSFMVLAFVILVLLAVLLFAYYAWKAPAFNESKLQDPSPAKIYDNNDELVKTLDNGARREHVDLKDVPETMKNAVLATEDNRFYDHGALDYKRLFGATLKNITGGFGAEGASTLTQQVVKRTFLTDQKSIERKAQEAYLSYRLEQEYSKDEIFQMYLNKIYYSDGVYGIKAAARYYFDKDLKDLNLAETAYLAGLPQVPNTYNIYDHPEEAEKRKDTVLYLMAYHNRITEKEKKAAQDTPITQNLVQRTAEERQIKPDEDSQQYDSYINFVKQELMNNPEFKGQNLSDILNSGIKIYTYMDKNAQNSLQNRVDNGGYYKNADQLVGASIVDSKTGALAAISGGRQYRDVVERNQATDSHPTGSTLKPFLAYGPAIENMQWATNHAIQDESSYNINGGIFRNYDQQNHGKVSMYDALRQSFNIPALKTWQQVKSQAGNSAPTDFAKKVGLEYEDTNIGPSEVLGGSSSEFSPTQLASAYASFANGGTYNKAHSIKKVVEANGNTVEFDFSSHKAMKDYTAYMISEILKGTFEAYGSAYGNSVPGVNVAAKTGTGTYGEETYQQYGLPDSAAKDVWITGFSPKYTMSVWMGFSKVKQYGENSFVGSSEQKYPQLLFRDVMNDISPRDGEDFKRPDSVAGSGKSLYVANSPDGDTTNRFTASSNGSNSNNNGNGQNLNNRNNGQQGNNSNNNGFFGNFFGR
- a CDS encoding DnaD domain-containing protein gives rise to the protein MNPKALQVRPVVLRYELFEHYQELGLNENDLVILIKILYASEVSNEQPAIEVLKKGTTMKSAEVTHTIQKLIQLGLLEMHVEKNKEGKFTEYINLEGFFSQLATIIMQNEQSQNNLSQQEAFKQIFQKIEHAFGRALSPLEIEHLNQWIDVDHYSMALINAAIDESLAHDKLSLKYIDRILLNWQKNNVTNVKEAQAIREKFKKQSQQPTQKIEHLPKFNWLKGENPFD